A genomic window from Silene latifolia isolate original U9 population chromosome Y, ASM4854445v1, whole genome shotgun sequence includes:
- the LOC141629484 gene encoding uncharacterized protein LOC141629484, which yields MGGKIDHYVNQGRGPYTFRMRGQNIHQIGSLLPSTETTPKFCQFYIYDIEEEVENRKKAISHDTPERFNDELIELLQKMVDSHNVVAKTFRVARDRLYSDENVEVSIRLLYRSDRDGRTCSHPTVSEVAALIESDLGLNMDKRDIIVQKSCGSLQCISAPVIHSPPDRPLSVEFPTLLQSGKAYHQFLVDGFASVESHRLKFIRFKQDPLRVDNYNNLRRVVEQGDIESSSPEVLLLFLLLWWFDYPDLFITFTCNPKWTEITRFVSKRGLNPEDRPDILSRVFKIKLEELMIDLKQRHIFGRARAGAQFFIYQKRGLPHAHILLFLRREDKFPEAADIDKIISVEIPDPVKNPVLHVVVEEIKRYYDCRYLSPCEVVWRIFAFDIHYRTPAVERLQFHLPGEQSVVFDDEYPIDEVLEKS from the exons ATGGGTGGGAAGATTGATCATTACGTCAATCAAGGTCGAGGTCCCTACACATTTAGGATGAGAGGCCAAAATATTCACCAAATAGGAAGTTTGTTGCCGTCAACTGAAACAACGCCTAAATTTTGTCAGTTCTACATATATGACATAGAAGAAGAAGTTGAAAATAGGAAAAAAGCAATCAG CCACGATACTCCAGAGCGATTTAATGATGAGTTGATCGAGTTGCTGCAAAAGATGGTCGACTCACATAATGTTGTTGCAAAGACATTTAGGGTCGCTAGGGACAGATTATATTCCGATGAAAACGTAGAGGTTAGTATCAGACTCCTCTATAGAAGTGACAGAGATGGGAGAACATGTAGTCATCCAACGGTTTCAGAGGTAGCAGCATTGATCGAGAGTGATTTAGGTCTAAACATGGATAAACGAGATATTATTGTGCAAAAGTCATGCGGAAGTTTACAATGTATATCTGCACCCGTCATTCATAGCCCTcca GATAGACCACTGTCAGTTGAGTTTCCAACTCTGTTACAATCCGGTAAAGCTTATCACCAGTTtttagttgacggatttgcatcgGTTGAATCTCATAGACTAAAGTTTATACGCTTCAAGCAAGATCCTCTTCGCGTGGACAATTACAATAATCTTAGAAGAGTTGTTGAACAAGGGGACATTGAGTCGTCTTCGCCGGAAGTCCTCTtattgttccttcttctttg GTGGTTCGATTACCCTGATCTATTTATCACGTTTACGTGTAATCCTAAGTGGACGGAAATCACCCGGTTTGTTAGTAAAAGAGGACTTAACCCCGAggatcgtcctgatattttgtcTCGTGTATTCAAGATTAAGCTTGAAGAGTTGATGATTGATTTAAAACAGCGCCATATCTTTGGTAGGGCTAGAGCAGGTGCGCAGTTTTTCATCTATCAG AAGCGTGGTCTTCCACATGCTCATATCCTTTTGTTCTTACGTCGAGAAGACAAGTTCCCTGAAGCTGCGGATATCGACAAAATCATTTCAGTGGAGATCCCCGATCCGGTTAAGAATCCTGTGTTACATGTTGTC GTGGAGGAGATTAAACGATACTACGATTGTAGGTACCTTTCACCATGTGAAGTTGTCTGGAGGATATTCGCATTTGACATTCACTACAGAACACCCGCAGTCGAAAGGCTGCAGTTCCACCTTCCTGGCGAACAGAGCGTCGTGTTTGATGATGAATATCCTATTGACGAGGTCTTAGAGAAATCATAG
- the LOC141629483 gene encoding uncharacterized protein LOC141629483 — MVMDELSYDKESLQAKYASQLSSMSNEKRFVYNEIMEAITSNQGGVFFVYGYGGTGKTFIWQTLCAALRGKGEIVLPVASSGIAATLIPGGRIAHARLSIPINLTENSTCPRIKPGSDLAELLIRAKLIIWDEAPMTHKHCFEAVDRSLKDVICVVDVRNATLPFGGKVVVFGGDFRQTLPVVSKGSRAEVVHASLCLPYLWSSCKVLTLTRNMRLQAGSDDSNVDEIRKFSEWILKIEDGLAGDPNDGDGEVDIEFPDDLLIQHVSDLIASLVAITYPALQNQLWDPNYLQERAILAPTHEIVEDVNDYVLSLIHEQ; from the exons ATGGTCATGGATGAGTTGTCTTATGACAAAGAATCGTTGCAGGCAAAATACGCGTCTCAACTATCTTCAATGAGTAATGAGAAGAGGTTTGTCTATAATGAAATTATGGAAGCTATTACGTCTAATCAAGGAGGGGTGTTTTTTGTGTATGGCTATGGGGGGACTGGTAAAACATTCATCTGGCAAACTTTATGTGCTGCCCTCAGAGGTAAGGGTGAAATTGTTTTGCCTGTTGCATCTAGTGGAATTGCAGCAACGTTGATACCTGGTGGTAGAATAGCGCACGCAAGACTTAGCATTCCAATCAATCTCACCGAGAACTCCACTTGCCCCAGAATTAAACCTGGTAGTGATTTAGCGGAATTGCTAATCAGAGCAAAGCTCATTATATGGGACGAAGCACCGATGACTCATAAACATTGTTTCGAGGCTGTTGATAGAAGTTTGAAAGACGTCATATGTGTTGTAGATGTGCGTAATGCAACACTACCATTTGGCGGGAAAGTCGTAGTTTTTGGTGGCGATTTTCGCCAAACATTACCGGTTGTTTCCAAAGGGAGTAGAGCTGAAGTTGTGCATGCTTCTCTTTGTTTGCCGTATTTGTGGAGTTCATGTAAG GTGCTTACATTGACTAGAAATATGCGCTTACAAGCCGGAAGTGATGACTCTAATGTAGATGAGATAAGGAAATTCTCGGAGTGGATTCTGAAAATTGAAGATGGGTTGGCCGGGGATCCAAATGATGGTGATGGTGAGGTTGACATAGAGTTCCCCGACGATTTACTTATTCAGCACGTGAGTGATCTAATTGCCTCCTTAGTAGCTATCACTTATCCTGCTCTTCAAAACCAGTtatgggacccaaattatcttcaaGAAAGGGCAATTCTTGCACCCACTCACGAAATAGTTGAAGATGTAAATGATTATGTGTTATCTCTTATTCATGAGCAATAG